A region from the Tachyglossus aculeatus isolate mTacAcu1 chromosome Y4, mTacAcu1.pri, whole genome shotgun sequence genome encodes:
- the LOC119946886 gene encoding histone H1.4-like gives MSETAPAAPAVPAPVEKSPAKKKARKPAAGGARRKAAGPSVSELITKAVSVSKERNGVSLAALKKALAAAGYDVEKNNSRIKLGLKSLVAKGTLVQTKGTGASGSFKINKKAAGSEGKAKPKAKKAAASAKAKRTSSVPKKTKKPAAAGVKKPVRKTPKKAKKPAAVSAKKATKSPKKPKAAKPKKAAKSPAKPKVVKSKAAKPKAAKPKTAAKPKKAAASKKK, from the coding sequence ATGTCCGAAACGGCCCCTGCCGCACCCGCAGTCCCGGCACCGGTGGAGAAGTCTCCGGCCAAGAAGAAGGCGAGGAAGCCGGCGGCGGGCGGAGCGCGGCGCAAGGCTGCGGGGCCCTCGGTGTCCGAGCTGATCACCAAGGCGGTGTCGGTGTCTAAGGAGCGCAATGGGGTGTCCCTGGCCGCCCTGAAAAAAGCACTGGCCGCCGCCGGCTACGACGTGGAGAAGAACAACAGCCGCATCAAGCTGGGGCTCAAGAGCCTGGTCGCCAAAGGTACCTTGGTGCAGACCAAAGGCACCGGCGCCTCGGGCTCTTTCAAGATCAACAAGAAGGCGGCCGGCTCCGAAGGCAAGGCCAAGCCGAAAGCTAAGAAGGCAGCGGCCTCGGCTAAAGCGAAAAGAACTTCCAGCGTTCCGAAGAAGACCAAAAAGCCAGCGGCAGCGGGTGTCAAGAAGCCTGTGAGAAAGACACCGAAGAAAGCCAAGAAGCCGGCGGCAGTGTCGGCCAAGAAGGCGACCAAGAGCCCGAAAAAGCCCAAAGCCGCTAAGCCCAAGAAGGCAGCTAAGAGCCCGGCCAAGCCGAAGGTGGTGAAATCCAAAGCCGCTAAGCCCAAGGCTGCGAAACCAAAGACAGCCGCCAAACCCAAGAAGGCGGCGGCTTCCAAGAAGAAATAA